CTGGAAATCTAGTGGTCAGCAACGGCCAGGCCAATTTCGTTTATTCTACTTGCTTGGGAACAAGTGTACTTGTCAACGCCCTGAAATACACATCCCCGAACGGCACGGTCTCATACATCAATCCGCTCACCTATAACAGCACGGGCGGGATTACGGGATATCAGGGCTCCACTGGCTACCAGCTCCCGGCCATATTCCGGGCGAAAGGCGCGCTGGAGGATCGAGGCCCTGAGCATGTGATCGTTGGCGAAGAGGGCCCGGAGCTGATTATTCCGGCCAAGTACACCGCGCTCATCACGGCGATGGCAGATGCTTTCGAGGCTTCTCCGGAAGACGAATTCGCTTCACTGTTCTCAGAAAAGAGCATAGTTGGCGCGAATAACAATATCATCAGAGCTTCACAGAAAGCAACACCTGAAGACGAATTCGCTTCACTGTTCTCAGAACCAGATATAATCAGCGCGAATAACAATATCATCCGATCTTCACAGAAAGCAACACCTGAAGACGAATTCGCTTCACTGTTCTCAGAACCAGATATAATCAGCGCGAATAACAATATCATCCGATCTTCACAGAAAGCAACACCTGAAGACGAATTCGCTTCACTGTTCGAAGATTCTCAGCACATAGTGAACCCGAAAGTGAATCAGTATGCCAACATCCGCGCGCCTGATATGATTCTGCCTGCTAGAGCAGGGACGAAAGGAGAGCTGGCTTCGGTGGCAGGCGGCAGTTCTGCGAATATTGAGAATCTGTTGGAGAGGTTGCTGAAGGCGGTGGATGGCATGGGAATAGATGTGTTCCTGGACAGTGACAAAATCGGGACAAAGATCATGAAGAAGATACAGAGAAAGCAGGGGGCGAGCTTCTAATGGCTACAGCGAGACTGGGACTGAGCACGCTGACGGCGGGCGTTTCGACGCGCGCGAACCTGATCAGCTACTGGAATGCGAATCTAGCAATTTTGGACAATACACTGACAACTAATGCGGGAACCTTGTTTGTGGTGGGGCATGGATCGGGCGTGATCACATCAAATGTCGCGGTCGGACGACTCGCCTTGAATTCGAATACTACAGGCGCGAATAACACTGCTATTGGAAAATACGCTTTGTACTCGAACACTACAGGCGCGAATAACACTGCCGTTGGGGATGGGGCAATGTACGTCAACACGACAGGGAACTATAATGTTGCTGTTGGAGCTTCTGCGTTGCATGATAACACGGGCGGTACCGAGAATACCGCTGTTGGCTGTGAGGCATTACAGCACAACTTGGCCGGGAAATACAATACTGCGGTAGGGAGAAACGCTCTGACGGTATGCACCGATGGGATCTCGAATACGGCAGTCGGGTATCGGGCGCTATTAGCCGTCACCACCGGAATTTCGAACACGGCAGTTGGCTCGTTTGCAGGGAATGCAATCACAACAGGGCAAAACGTAACTTGTATCGGGTACAATGCGCAAGCATCTACGGCCACCACAACGAATGAGATTGTGCTGGGGGATGCTAACATAGCGCGCCTGCGCTGCCAAGTGACTACCATCACCGCCCTTTCTGATGAGCGCGATAAGGCCAACATCGAGGATCTGCCTCTAGGCCTCGCATTCCTGCGAGACTTGAAGCCCCGGCGCTTCAACTGGCACAAGAGGATCAGGAACGAGGACGGCACCCTGGGAGAGCGCGGCGAGATCGGGGCGGTAGACTCCGGTTTCGTGGCCCAGGAGCTACAGGCCGCAGCCGAGACACACAGTGCTGAATGGATGGAGCTAATATTCTCCATGCAGGACGGCGAAGTGCTGGAAACCACCACAGGAAAGCTCCTGCCGGTGGCAATCAAGGCCATCCAGGAGCTAGCTGCAACGGTGGACGCGTTGACTGCCAGGATAGCGGCGCTAGAACCGGCCTGAACTATTTTTGAGGGAGTATGACTAAATCTAAGAAGCCTAAAGGAGCGAAGCCGCTCCCACCCAGGCGGGTGCTGATCGCCACGCCAGTAGCGGCTGATGCCTCGCTGAGCATCTATTATGTGGATAGTCTTACCAATTCGTTCAGGCTCGCTGCCCAGCAGAGGGTTGAACTCTATCCTGTCTATCTGGCAAATGATGTCCTGGTGCAGAGGGCAAGGAATAGCCTGATAGCCATTGCAATCGAGGCGGATGTAGACGATTTGATTTGGATCGACTCAGACATCCAATGGCAGCCCGATGACATTTTCAGACTGCTCAATTATCCGGTAGATGTCGTAGGCGGCACATATCGGAAAAAGACAGACGAGGAAGAGCAGTACCCGATCCAAATCCGGGGCAACTCGATACCGATTGATCCCTCTACCGGCCTGTTGGAAGTGGATGGCCTGGGCACGGGTATGCTCAGGATGTCCAAGAAGGCGCTGCAAGCCGTTTGGAATGATCCCACTTCCAAAAAATACCGGAACAAAGGCAATATCGAGAAATGGATCTGCGAGATTCTTCTAGAGCCAACCGAAGAGCCAGACGTTTTTGAGGTAATCAGCGAGGATATAGTCCTTTGTCACAAGCTCGCTGCACTCGGATTCAAGATCTACCTAGATCCGCTCTTGACCTGCAACCACGTAGGGTTGAAAGTCTATCAGGGCAACTTTGCCGAATACCTTGTGAAGCTACAAAAAGCAAACGCATAGGGACACTATGATAATCACCGTCGGCACTACCGATCTCTACACCTCCACCCTCCTTGAGAATGATGCCGTTCTCCTGGAGAATGATGCCGTCATTCTCGATGAGGCCTGGGCAGGGATCGCTCACCTCTGGAAACGCGGTAGCCTCGGCATCCATCACGCTATCGAGGAAGCCAGCACCGCCGATCTGATAGCCAAGGATGCAGCCGGTGCGTGGTCTTTCACCAAAGGCATGCAGGTCCTCATCCGGGAAATCGACGGCACGATGATCTTTGGCGGCGTGGTAGACACGGCAAAGAGAACGTCGCTCGGGGGCCTGTCCCACATGGTCTGGCACTCCCTGAGCTGTGCTGATTGGCACTATCTGGCCCAGAAGCGACTCGTAGTCTATGCAGCCACAGCCACCACCACAGACACCGCCGTGCGGTACATCCTCGATACCTATCTGGCTGAAGAAGATGTCACAGAGGGCTACATAGAGCCCGGCCCGGAGCTGGAAGAGATTGCCCTCAACTACGTGCTGGCGTCTACTGCGCTCGATAAGCTTGCGGAAGCCTCCGGCTTCATCTGGTTCATCGACGAAAATAAGAGACTGTACTTCTGCTCTCGGACCAGGTACGCAGCCGATTGGAGCCTTGCCAATTCCGATATCGAGCGGGACTCTCTGGAGCTGGAAGATGGCAACCCGAAGTACCGGAACCGGCAATATGTGATGGGGGCCTACGCAGAGACGGAACTGCAGACTGAGCAATTCCTGGGGGACGGCACCCAAAGCAGCTTCACCTGCGGCTATCCGATCAATAGAATTTCGACACTGACGGTCAATGGTGCACCCCAGACAGTGGGCATCAAGGGACTAGATACCGGCTACAATTGGTACTATACCAATGGCAGCGAGACATTTACGCAAGATTCTGCTGGTGTCAAGGTTCCGGCGGGGCAAGTAATCGAGATCGCTTACTATGGACTCTTCAAAAAACTCTCGATGCAAGAGGACAACACTGAGATCCTGGCGAACCAGGCGCGGGAAGGCGTCGGCAGTGGCATCGTTGAGAACATCCTCACTGATGAATCGCTATCCTCTGGTGATGCCGCCGACGAATACGCCAATGCGATGCTCACGGAGTATGCAGTGGCAGGGAAGCTCATCCGCTACAAGACCCGGAGAGCTGGCCTCGCCGCTGGCGTGATACAGGCTTGCCTCGATGAGGGTGATTTTCTCCTCACTTCGTTGGATATTTCTGAGAGCAACGACATCATCTACTATACAGTAGAGGGGGTGCAAGGGCCGGTACAGGAGTCCTGGGAGAAATTTTTTCTTGAAGCGTTCGCGTCTGTCTCAAAAATCCGTGAAAATCTAGGAGAGGGCGAGGCCGTCCGAGGCCTCACAGTCTTCATAAAGGAGTGGACGGAGGCGGAGCGGCCTAACATCTGGACAGAGGCCCCATTAGGCGCGGGCTTGCTGGTTTCTGACGACCGGTGGCCGTGCTTCGATCCAGAGGACAGGGTTACGCATCTCGTTTTAATCTCCGCTGCAGGGGAAGGCTTCAGAAAAGCCATCACCCTAAGCAATGACGATACCGAAGGACTACTTTCGACAGTGACCTACATCTCCGGCCCGGAGGCCAACGGCGTGCAATGGACGCATGTGGCCTGGGTGGGCGGAGATTCGGCGTCGTTGGTGGCTGGTAGTGGGGTGGAGATAGATAGGCA
The window above is part of the Dehalococcoidia bacterium genome. Proteins encoded here:
- a CDS encoding tail fiber domain-containing protein, with the protein product MATARLGLSTLTAGVSTRANLISYWNANLAILDNTLTTNAGTLFVVGHGSGVITSNVAVGRLALNSNTTGANNTAIGKYALYSNTTGANNTAVGDGAMYVNTTGNYNVAVGASALHDNTGGTENTAVGCEALQHNLAGKYNTAVGRNALTVCTDGISNTAVGYRALLAVTTGISNTAVGSFAGNAITTGQNVTCIGYNAQASTATTTNEIVLGDANIARLRCQVTTITALSDERDKANIEDLPLGLAFLRDLKPRRFNWHKRIRNEDGTLGERGEIGAVDSGFVAQELQAAAETHSAEWMELIFSMQDGEVLETTTGKLLPVAIKAIQELAATVDALTARIAALEPA